In the genome of Bremerella sp. P1, the window GCCCTCATGAAAGGCCCAGCGGCTGGGACCGTCATTTTCCCAGGCGACGACATCGGTAGCCGCTTGATCGAGACGATCGAGACCGGCGACATGCCACGCGGTGGGGGCAGTGTTCGCCCGCCAGAACTCACAGCCTTGAAGACTTGGATCAAAGAAGGAGCCAAATACGACGGTCTCGACCCGAAGGCTCCGATCAACCAGGCAGGTGCATCCGCTAATCCAGCCGCGATGCTGGAATTGGAAGTAATGGCCGCCTCAGGGAACGAGCAAGTCAGCTTCGGTCTTGATGTTGCCGGTGTACTGGCCAATCGTTGTGTGAATTGTCACAGTGGCAACAACCCGCCCGGCGGCTTAGGTATGGACAGCTTCGCTCGCTTCATCCGCGGGGGTGACAGCGGTGCACCGTTTGTGCCTGGTAAGCCGGAAGACAGCATGATCGTCCGTTTGATCAAAGCGACCGGTAATGGCCGGATGCCGCGTAATGGTCCCCCACTGACCGGCGAGCAGATTGCCAAAATCGAAACTTGGATCCGCGAAGGAGGCAAGTTCGACGGTGATTCCGCCAACGACGACACAATGTTGCGAACCAGTCAGATTGCCTTGGCGAAGAAGGCGACTCACGATCAACTGGCGGCCATGCGGGCCGAAAGCAGTCAACAGATGTGGGATTTGGGCATGCCCAACGTGCAGTCCGCCAAGGTCGATTCAGAGAACTTCCTGGCGTATGGAACGATGGGGGAAGCCACTCTGCAGCAGCATATCGCCGAGGCGGATAAAGCCGCCGACAAGGTACGTACGATCTTGAAGATCCCTTCGACGGGACCGCTGGTCAAAGGAAAGATGACCTTGTACCTCTTCCAGAAGCGGTACGATTACGCCGAGTTCGGCAACATGATCGAGCGTCGCGACCTGCCGGCTGACTGGAAGGGACATTATCGCTACAACGTGACCGACGCTTACGGCTCGATTCAGGTTCCTTCCGACAACGAGTACGACTTGACGGTGCTTCTGGGCCAGATCGTCGCGTCCAGTCATATTGCTTCACTGGGCAACGGAACGGTGCCTGATTGGTTTGCCGAAGGAGCCGGCCGAGTCGTTGCTTCCCGCATGAGTAAGAACGACCCGCGAGTCGTCGCATGGGATAACCAGATCGAATCGGCTCTGGGTTCGATGAGCAAGCCAGACGATTTCATCATGAACCGTCTCTCGCCAGACCAGGCTTCCGTTGTCAGCTATGCGTTTATGAAAGCAATCATGGGGCGTGGCAATTCGTTCGACGCGATGATGAACTCGTTACGCAGCGGAAAGAACTTCGACGAAGCATTCCAGTCGGCGTTCAATATGACGCCTTCGCAACTGGCTGGGGCCTGGGCAACTTCACGAAGATAACCGCGCTGATAGGAATTCCACGAAAAAACGCGATGCCCGCAAGCATCGCGTTTTTCATTTCTTGACCAGCACGAATCAAAGTGATTAGTGAGCGTGATGCTCGATTTCCCCTTCAAATGGCGTGCCTTCGATTTCCAGGGTCACCGTGGCTTCGGCTTCGTCGGCTGTCACCAGAGCGAAAAGGTCGGCGTCTTTGGTTTCAAACTTGGCCGTGGTTTCTTCACCTTCAGCACGGACGGCTGGGACAGCGAAGTCCTTCTTGGCGTCATCAACGGCGACGGTAATCGTGATATTCTCGCCAGCAATCGCGACATCATTCTTGGCATCGCCATCCAGCACGTAGAAGGTCAAGACCTTGGCTTCGTCATCATGATCCCATTCCAGGTGATACTTTTCGCCGCCCAGTTCAATCAAATGACCGCCGTGCGGGCCTAGATCGTGACTGTGACCACCTTCCCCATGACCGTGGTCGTGACCATCATGGCCGTGGTCATCGACATGTTCGCCATTGTCGGCTGTGTCGGTCTTCGCCGTGTTGCAGCCGCTCAGAGTAAACGGTACCGCCAGGGCACACAGAATCAGTAAGAGCTTTCCAATCTTCATAGAGCCAATCTCCTCAGTGGCATCGATCGAATATCAAAACAGGCATGCCGCCCAAGTTAGCAGCACCATCCGCCTCCCGTACTATTCGCGGGAAACCGTCGATTATTCGGCACAAAACTACGTGCGCCAATCACAGGCGATACGAATTGCGATGCGTTTGCGTCGATCTAAATGTCTAATCCATTTGGATTTGTGACCGTTGGATGAAGATACTTCTCGAAGGCATCGATGTCATCCGAATCTCCCCCAGCTTGCCTTGCCGCCTGAAAACATTGCAAGGCACGGTCTTTATCGTCATCGAAAAAGAGCAGCACGGCTACGCAGAAAAGATATTCCGGGTTCTGCGGATCGGTCACCGCGCGGCGAGCATTGGCTTCGATGATGGATGTCTTAGCCAAGCCGTTATTTCCTAGTAGAGCATCCAGCGTCACATTCGTGCCTGCAATATCTGGGTTTTGCTGAATGGCCAGTTCAATCGCAGCGACCGCTTCGTCAGGTCGGTTGGTGGCCAGATAGGCCAGCCCTTTCCGCAGGTGTCCTTCCGCATGACCAGGTGCAGCCGCAACGGCATCCTTGTAACGTCCTAGTGCTTCCTGGTAACGCTGCTGCTGGAAGAGGTTATCACCGGCCTGAATGAAGTGCTCGGCGCGTTCGATCGCTTGATCGCTCGGCTGCTGGATCGCAACAGGCTTGGCTGCTTCAATCCTTAGAGGACTGGGAATTGGTGTGACCAACGACTCAAATTGTTTCGTCCGCTGAGGCTCAATCGCAAAATCTCTGGGCAACCCCATGAACTGCTTCATGGCCTGAGGACCATAGTTCAGCTCGGCAGGCTCCGTGGGAGGCAAATAGTATTCCAGGTACTGATCACCTGGACGGTAATAGGTTCCGTACGGGTACAGACTCGAATAACCATAGCCGTAGGAATATAACGGCCCATAAAAACCGTACGTTCCGTACGCCGGCGGTAGGCCGAATCCAATCGACAAGGACGTTCCCCCCCAGTAGCCGCCATAGTAAGGATAGCCGTATCCGTAGCTTCCATGGTGATGGTGGTGATCGCCGTGCCGGTAACCGCCGGTGTATTTCCCAGAGTTCCACCCAGGGCTGGTCACATCGGCATAGCCGCCACGGCCGACCGAGATGTTGCTACGGCTCTTATATTGGTACTGCCCCAGCCCTTGAGCCTCAACGCTACTTGCGGCAACAAAGAGTGCCAGACCAACCATGATCGAAAGGGTACGCACTGCGACATCTCCCAGGAAAAAGAAAGCGGGTACTCTATTATCTTCAGGTTCTGCACAAAGGGCAAAGAAAATTCACCAGCCGCGGCCATCGGAGGTGATCACTTTGAGGTCTTGCTCTTCCACCATCGTACCTTGAGTAACTAAACTAAGCGCGGAGATTCTCCCTTTGATCATTTTGCTTTGCTTGATGAATTCATGCCGTGACCAAGTCTGACCTCGACGATTTCCTCGATATCCTAAAACAGCTCGTACGTCATCCGTCGGTGGTTGGCTCCGAGCATGCTTTCTTCCGCTATCTGCAGCGTGAGCTGGAAGAAACCCACGCTACGGTCACCTTGTACGAAGGGTTGCTCGTGGCCAGTGGATCGCGGCCCGAACAGATGCACATTTCGGCGCACGTTGATCGGCATGGCTTGATCTGTACCGGGCCGAATGAGTTCCAGTACGCAGCGTTCGTCGCCCGCAACCGCGGCGACCTGCTGGGGGATTCCGTCTCGGAGCAGACGTTCCAGACCATTGCCGAGCGGTTTCACGAGCGTTTTGTACAGGCTTACGTCCCTTGGAGTGGAACCTATCTGGGCAAGGGAACGATCAAGCGGTCCTACCTCTGTGAACGTCGCGGAAACCTGGTCTTTGAAGTGGAAGGGCTCGACCATGTGCTGCCGGGCACGCCGGTCGCCTATCAAGATCGCCTGACGGTGAACTATAGCCGAGTATCTGCCCAACTCGACAACGTGTTAACCACGGCGATGCTGATCTATTTGTTCCGCCATGGATTTCAAGGTACGGCTCTCTTCACTGCCCAGGAAGAAGCTGGCCGAAGCTGGCGATTTCTGCTGGAATGGTTCCGCCGCTGTGACATCGAAACGCAGGACTTGTTGGTGCTCGATACGAGCCCCTTTCCTGATATCGCGACGGCCGACGCACAGCAAGTTGTCCTGCGAAGGCGCGACGCCAACGCGGTCTTCAACCCTCAGGTAGTCGACAAGCTCGAGTCGGCATGCCAGAAGTACGGCATCCGATACCTGTTCAAGGACGAGTACATCGCCAAACAGAATGAAGTCCGCATCGAGGAAGGAAAGGCGCCGACCTCACTAGGAAGCACCGAACTGGGACGTGTTGTCCTCGCTTCGGAAGGATCGATTCAAGGAGCCACGCTTCAGGTCCCCACGACTGGATACCACACGCCTGAGGAATCCGCTGCCCTGGCATCGATCGAAGCCATGCTCGACGTGCTCTGTGAGGTCGCATTGGACGATTAGGTTTGCCCGGTCAATTGACCGCGAATGGCTTCAAACATCGCGGCAAACTCAGGATCGGCCTCGCGTAGCGCATTCAAGAATTCTGTGCGAGAGGCATCCGCGGCGGCCTGTTCCGCCTCGGGGATACGGTTTAGTTGCTTCAGGCAGATCGCCTTGCCAGCGAAGCCGAATGCCTTGGCCTCGACATAGATTGCCTGTTGCTGGGCCATCCGATCAAAGACTCGGAGAGCCTCCTGATCGCGGCCCTGGTTCATCAGCAGTACGGCTTCCTGCTTCATCGCTTTGAGCCCCCAGACGCGGTTCTCTTCGCTTTGATCCATTGGAAAGTTCCAGTAGACACTGGCGAAAAATTCCGGTCGCTGATCCTGACCGAGATTCTTATTCTTGAACATCGCAAAATCGAACTGCTCTTGCGCCGTGCGACCTAGCTTAGGCAGCAGTTCGGCCTGCTGTTCGGGTGGGATATCGAGCAAGTTGGCTTGCTTCGATGCCAGTGCCAAGGCTCCCCCAACGATCAAACAGATAAGCACCATGGCGCCGATCGTCACCGTCCGTTTGCCCCACGAAGGCCGACGATAAACGGTCACGGCGGACGTCTTCATCACGTCCGACAGTTCCTCCAAGCCGCCACTACGAATCTCGGATAGGGAAGCCAACTCGGCAATCGACCAGTCGGAGGGATCGCTTCCAAATGCATCGCTTCCCAGGGACTTCTGCACGTCGCGCAGCTCACGCAAGAGTTCCGAGGAACTCTGATAGCGGTCCTCAGGCTTCTTGGCCAGCATCTTGTGAATTACCCGAGCCAATGCGGGCGGAACGCCTCCCCGGACCTTTTCCAGTCGTTCTGGCTCGGTGTTGAGGTGCTTTACGGCGACAGTTAGCGGGTTGTCGCCTTCAAACGGAGGTCGTCCCGCCAAAAGCTGGTAACATGTCACGCCCAGCGAGTAGATGTCGCTTCGCTGGTCGAGCGACTTCCCTTCGGCTTGCTCTGGGCTCATGTAAAGCGGCGTACCCATGGTGATGCCGACTTGAGTCAGATTCATCCCATCTGCCCCGGGGGCAATCACCCGAGCCAGGCCAAAGTCGGCGACTTTGACTTCGCCAGTCCCGGTAATCAGGATGTTCTCCGGCTTGATATCACGGTGGACGATCCCCTGCTCTGCCGCTTTGTATAGGGCTGCACCGACTTGGCGAAGTATTGCCCCGAC includes:
- a CDS encoding c-type cytochrome domain-containing protein, giving the protein MHRFAVIATMAFGIDASLFNLITVVSQGRTLTRIPSFTTTAIVALLMGLFVSSIHAAPNEEQRMQLQALKLDIRKTSNFLKRGMIAESVELVRDIQSRMEKLGTAGDAEVTQELQGLAESLAVSHGLLELEGYTLKPLTASAMASAPMMMANNPGVPGAPAPAPAPLPTTFPTANISFTKHVAPILIARCGNCHVTGARGGFSANTFEALMKGPAAGTVIFPGDDIGSRLIETIETGDMPRGGGSVRPPELTALKTWIKEGAKYDGLDPKAPINQAGASANPAAMLELEVMAASGNEQVSFGLDVAGVLANRCVNCHSGNNPPGGLGMDSFARFIRGGDSGAPFVPGKPEDSMIVRLIKATGNGRMPRNGPPLTGEQIAKIETWIREGGKFDGDSANDDTMLRTSQIALAKKATHDQLAAMRAESSQQMWDLGMPNVQSAKVDSENFLAYGTMGEATLQQHIAEADKAADKVRTILKIPSTGPLVKGKMTLYLFQKRYDYAEFGNMIERRDLPADWKGHYRYNVTDAYGSIQVPSDNEYDLTVLLGQIVASSHIASLGNGTVPDWFAEGAGRVVASRMSKNDPRVVAWDNQIESALGSMSKPDDFIMNRLSPDQASVVSYAFMKAIMGRGNSFDAMMNSLRSGKNFDEAFQSAFNMTPSQLAGAWATSRR
- a CDS encoding tetratricopeptide repeat protein; protein product: MRTLSIMVGLALFVAASSVEAQGLGQYQYKSRSNISVGRGGYADVTSPGWNSGKYTGGYRHGDHHHHHGSYGYGYPYYGGYWGGTSLSIGFGLPPAYGTYGFYGPLYSYGYGYSSLYPYGTYYRPGDQYLEYYLPPTEPAELNYGPQAMKQFMGLPRDFAIEPQRTKQFESLVTPIPSPLRIEAAKPVAIQQPSDQAIERAEHFIQAGDNLFQQQRYQEALGRYKDAVAAAPGHAEGHLRKGLAYLATNRPDEAVAAIELAIQQNPDIAGTNVTLDALLGNNGLAKTSIIEANARRAVTDPQNPEYLFCVAVLLFFDDDKDRALQCFQAARQAGGDSDDIDAFEKYLHPTVTNPNGLDI
- a CDS encoding serine/threonine protein kinase, whose protein sequence is MTERKNNGGDSAPELDLAGRSVGDYRILRRLGRGAMAEVFLAEQQSLKRNVAVKILMPELAKDQAYVRRFHREAQAAAALTHANIVQIYEVGNSDGIHFIAQEYVPGQNLKQLLNKQGTLEVKLVGAILRQVGAALYKAAEQGIVHRDIKPENILITGTGEVKVADFGLARVIAPGADGMNLTQVGITMGTPLYMSPEQAEGKSLDQRSDIYSLGVTCYQLLAGRPPFEGDNPLTVAVKHLNTEPERLEKVRGGVPPALARVIHKMLAKKPEDRYQSSSELLRELRDVQKSLGSDAFGSDPSDWSIAELASLSEIRSGGLEELSDVMKTSAVTVYRRPSWGKRTVTIGAMVLICLIVGGALALASKQANLLDIPPEQQAELLPKLGRTAQEQFDFAMFKNKNLGQDQRPEFFASVYWNFPMDQSEENRVWGLKAMKQEAVLLMNQGRDQEALRVFDRMAQQQAIYVEAKAFGFAGKAICLKQLNRIPEAEQAAADASRTEFLNALREADPEFAAMFEAIRGQLTGQT
- a CDS encoding peptidase M42; this translates as MTKSDLDDFLDILKQLVRHPSVVGSEHAFFRYLQRELEETHATVTLYEGLLVASGSRPEQMHISAHVDRHGLICTGPNEFQYAAFVARNRGDLLGDSVSEQTFQTIAERFHERFVQAYVPWSGTYLGKGTIKRSYLCERRGNLVFEVEGLDHVLPGTPVAYQDRLTVNYSRVSAQLDNVLTTAMLIYLFRHGFQGTALFTAQEEAGRSWRFLLEWFRRCDIETQDLLVLDTSPFPDIATADAQQVVLRRRDANAVFNPQVVDKLESACQKYGIRYLFKDEYIAKQNEVRIEEGKAPTSLGSTELGRVVLASEGSIQGATLQVPTTGYHTPEESAALASIEAMLDVLCEVALDD